TGACCGTAACCGTCGCCCTTGACCACAGCCATGAGCTCGGCGCCGGGTGGCTTGAGGAGCCGAACGTTGTGGCGGATGGCGTCCAGGTCCACCTCGACGACCGTTGGACGGTACCGGATCACCGGCCAAGGACCTCCGCGACGGCACCCGGCACGCGCGAAAGGACGTCACCCGCCGTGGCGCCCTCGCCCTTCTCCGCTCCCGCGAGCGCGCCGGCGATCCCGTGGAGGTAGGCACCGGCCGTGGCCGCGTCGAGCGGCGCCAGGCCCCGGGCGATCAGCCCGGCGATCATCCCTGTCAATACGTCGCCCGTCCCGCCGGTGGCCAGGGAGGGCCCGCCGGTGGTGTTGATCCGAACCCTCCCGTCGGCCGAGGCGATCACGGTCCGGCTCCCCTTCAACAGGACGGTGGCCTGGACGTCGGACGCGAGCTTTCGAGCGTGGCCCACCCGGTCGACACCAACGTCCGCCGCGGTGATCCCGGCCAACCTGGCGAACTCGCCCGCGTGCGGCGTGAGCACAGCCTCCGCGCGGCGGTCGGCGAGCTCGGCGGCCCTGCCGGTGAAGGCGTTCAAGCCGTCGGCGTCGACCACGATCGGCACGGGACATGACCGGACGAACGACCGGATGAACGAGGTGGTCTCCTCGTCGGTGGTCATCCCGGGACCGATGGCGACGGCGTCGGCCGAGCGCACCACCTCGTCCAGGCGATCGGCCGGCCCGGCCACCGTCCCCGCGTCCGTCGCCGGCAGCGGGATGAAGGTGGTCTCCCGGAGCGCCGTCTGCACCACCGGCAGGATGCCCTCCGGCACGGCCACGCTGACCAGCCCCGCACCGACCCGGTACGCGGCCTCGCCCATCAGGCTCACGGCCCCGGTCATCAACCTCGACCCGCCGATCACCATCACGACGCCGGCGTCCCGCTTATGCGTGTCCGGCGGCCGGGTGGGCAACATGGCCGCCACGTCCTCGCCCTCGGTCAGCCCCACGTCGGCTCGCAGGAGGTCGGTGGGGAACCCGATGTCGACCACTTGGACCAGGCCGGCGTGCAGCGCGCCTGGAAGGAGCACGATCCCGAGCTT
This DNA window, taken from Candidatus Methylomirabilota bacterium, encodes the following:
- a CDS encoding alanine racemase encodes the protein MRYRPTVVEVDLDAIRHNVRLLKPPGAELMAVVKGDGYG
- a CDS encoding NAD(P)H-hydrate dehydratase, translated to MKPVLTPAEAAILDRESQARGIDAASLMERAGWEVARAATAVAGGVSGRRAVVLCGKGNNGGDGLVAARHLGRWGIRTSVVMLEPPESLKQPAATSFRQLVETDARVRPFSRATLARELGRADVAVDAIFGTGFRGSPEGDWERAIAGLNDWGGPVVAVDIPSGVNGETGSVEGRAVTADVTVTFGAAKLGIVLLPGALHAGLVQVVDIGFPTDLLRADVGLTEGEDVAAMLPTRPPDTHKRDAGVVMVIGGSRLMTGAVSLMGEAAYRVGAGLVSVAVPEGILPVVQTALRETTFIPLPATDAGTVAGPADRLDEVVRSADAVAIGPGMTTDEETTSFIRSFVRSCPVPIVVDADGLNAFTGRAAELADRRAEAVLTPHAGEFARLAGITAADVGVDRVGHARKLASDVQATVLLKGSRTVIASADGRVRINTTGGPSLATGGTGDVLTGMIAGLIARGLAPLDAATAGAYLHGIAGALAGAEKGEGATAGDVLSRVPGAVAEVLGR